The following proteins come from a genomic window of Micromonospora echinofusca:
- a CDS encoding ATP-dependent helicase, whose product MAGFGAATREWFGAAFAAPTAAQTGAWHSVSAGRSALVVAPTGSGKTLAAFLWSLDRLAREPAPADPRHRCRVLYVSPLKALAVDVERNLRTPLTGIRQAATRLGVAPPEITVGMRTGDTPADERRAFARTPPDILITTPESLFLLLTSAARDSLRGVETVIVDEVHAVAGTKRGAHLALSLERLDELLPAPAQRIGLSATVRPVDACARFLGGARPVDVVAPPSAKTIEVSVQVPVEDMTRLDEQEPPQDDLGGLGARRASIWPALEERVFSLVRAHRSTIVFTNSRRSAERLCARLNELAGEESAGQEATGGSPPPARDADGWGGPAGPVRVGRTPAELMAQAGAAAGAPPVIARAHHGSVSREERKHIEEALKSGQLPAVVATSSLELGIDMGAVDLVVQIEAPPSVAAGLQRVGRAGHQVGAVSRGVVFPKHRGDLLSCTVVAERMADGAIEELHHPRNPLDVLAQQIVAMVALEPWRVGDLAVLVRRAAPFAELPDSALHAVLDMLSGRYPSTAFAELRPRLVWDRATDTLTGRPGAQRLAVTSGGTIPDRGLFGVFLAGAERAARVGELDEEMVYESRVGDVFLLGSSSWRIEEITPDRVLVSPAPGQAAKMPFWKGDQLGRPVELGRAIGARVRALLRQDDETAVAALRAGGLDAWAAGNLMAYLREQRAATRSLPDDRTVVVERFRDELGDWRLAVHSVLGARVNGPWALAIGRRLAERYGVDAQVMPSDDGIVVRLPDTADEPPGADVVVFEPEEIAQLVEESVGTSALFASRFRECAARSLLLPRRDPRRRQPLWQQRQRAAQLLDVAREYADFPVTLEAARECLQDVFDQPALAELMRDLAARKVRLVEVETAQPSPFARSLLFGYVGAFLYEGDAPLAERRAAALALDSTLLGELLGRVDLRELLDPAVLAETERQLRWLTEQRRPRDAEDVVELLRVVGDLSEAELAERGASPGWLTELAAARRVLRVRVAGEERWVGVEDAARLRDALGVALPVGVAEAYLAPVADPLGDLVARYARTHGPFAAATCAARFGLGVFVVEQALRRLAATGRVVAGEFTPDTAGSQWCDAEVLRLLRRRSLAALRREIEPVPPRALAAFLPRWQQVGSSARGVEALAAAVEQLQGAAVPASALERLVLPGRVADYSPAQLDELCASGEVLWAGSGAISGGDGWVTLAYADVAPLLLPPPDEALTRTPLHDAVLDALGDGQALFFRSLSDRVGSTDDAALAAAVWDLVWAGHLTNDTLAPMRAALGGGGAHRSRATAPRTRYRRPGRVALPTRGGPPTVAGRWSRLPERDTDPTRRAAALADVLLERHGVVTRGAVLAEQVTGGFAAVYPVLSALEERGAARRGYFVEGLGAAQFAVPGAVDRIRALAEPTDGGRGRGGPALVLAATDPANPYGAALSWPERAVDSGDGAAPATGHRAGRKAGAVVVLVAGDLVLYVERGGRTILSFTDEADLLAAAGKALADAVHSGALGAMSVERADGEAVHSSPLHDALTAAGFRATPRGLRLRG is encoded by the coding sequence ATGGCGGGTTTCGGCGCGGCCACCCGGGAGTGGTTCGGCGCCGCCTTCGCCGCGCCCACCGCCGCCCAGACCGGCGCGTGGCATTCCGTCTCCGCGGGGCGCAGCGCGCTGGTGGTGGCCCCCACCGGTTCGGGCAAGACGCTGGCGGCGTTCCTCTGGTCGCTCGACCGGCTGGCCCGCGAGCCAGCCCCGGCCGACCCCCGGCACCGGTGCCGGGTGCTCTACGTCAGCCCGCTCAAGGCGCTCGCGGTCGACGTCGAGCGCAACCTGCGCACCCCCCTGACGGGCATCCGGCAGGCCGCCACCCGGCTCGGCGTCGCGCCGCCGGAGATCACCGTGGGGATGCGCACCGGCGACACCCCCGCCGACGAGCGACGGGCCTTCGCGCGCACCCCGCCGGACATCCTCATCACCACGCCCGAGTCGCTGTTCCTGCTGCTCACCTCCGCCGCCCGCGACTCCCTGCGCGGCGTCGAGACGGTGATCGTCGACGAGGTGCACGCGGTCGCCGGCACCAAGCGCGGGGCCCACCTCGCGCTCTCCCTGGAGCGCCTCGACGAGCTGCTGCCCGCCCCGGCGCAGCGGATCGGCCTCTCCGCCACCGTCCGGCCGGTCGACGCGTGCGCCCGCTTCCTCGGCGGCGCCCGCCCCGTCGACGTGGTCGCGCCACCCAGCGCCAAGACGATCGAGGTCAGCGTCCAGGTCCCGGTGGAGGACATGACCCGCCTCGACGAGCAGGAGCCGCCGCAGGACGACCTCGGCGGTCTCGGCGCACGTCGGGCGTCCATCTGGCCGGCGCTGGAGGAGCGCGTCTTCTCCCTGGTCAGGGCGCACCGCTCGACCATCGTCTTCACCAACTCCCGGCGTTCCGCCGAGCGCCTCTGCGCCCGGCTCAACGAGCTGGCCGGCGAGGAGTCGGCCGGGCAGGAGGCGACCGGCGGGTCCCCGCCGCCGGCCCGCGACGCCGACGGGTGGGGCGGCCCCGCCGGGCCGGTGCGCGTCGGCCGTACGCCCGCAGAGCTGATGGCGCAGGCGGGCGCGGCAGCCGGCGCGCCGCCCGTGATCGCCCGCGCCCACCACGGCAGCGTCTCCCGCGAGGAGCGCAAGCACATCGAGGAGGCGCTCAAGTCCGGTCAGCTGCCCGCCGTGGTGGCCACCTCCAGCCTGGAGCTGGGCATCGACATGGGCGCCGTCGACCTGGTGGTGCAGATCGAGGCGCCGCCCAGCGTGGCCGCCGGCCTGCAACGGGTCGGTCGGGCCGGGCACCAGGTCGGCGCGGTCTCCCGCGGCGTGGTCTTCCCCAAGCACCGGGGCGACCTGCTCTCCTGCACCGTGGTGGCCGAGCGGATGGCCGACGGCGCCATCGAGGAGCTGCACCATCCGCGCAACCCGCTCGACGTGCTGGCCCAGCAGATCGTCGCCATGGTGGCGTTGGAGCCGTGGCGCGTCGGCGACCTGGCCGTGCTGGTACGCCGGGCGGCGCCGTTCGCCGAGCTGCCCGACTCGGCGCTGCACGCCGTGCTCGACATGCTCTCGGGCCGCTACCCGTCCACCGCGTTCGCCGAGCTGCGGCCCCGGCTGGTCTGGGACCGCGCCACCGACACGCTCACCGGCCGGCCCGGCGCGCAGCGGCTCGCGGTGACCAGCGGCGGCACCATCCCCGACCGGGGGCTCTTCGGCGTCTTCCTGGCCGGGGCCGAGCGGGCCGCCCGGGTCGGCGAGCTGGACGAGGAGATGGTCTACGAGTCCCGGGTCGGCGACGTCTTCCTGCTCGGCTCGTCGTCCTGGCGGATCGAGGAGATCACCCCCGACCGGGTGCTGGTCTCCCCGGCCCCCGGCCAGGCGGCGAAGATGCCGTTCTGGAAAGGCGACCAGCTCGGTCGGCCCGTCGAGCTGGGCCGGGCCATCGGCGCCCGGGTGCGCGCCCTGCTGCGGCAGGACGACGAGACGGCCGTGGCCGCGCTGCGGGCCGGCGGGCTGGACGCCTGGGCCGCCGGCAACCTGATGGCCTACCTGCGCGAGCAGCGCGCCGCCACCCGGTCCCTGCCCGACGACCGCACGGTGGTGGTCGAGCGGTTCCGCGACGAGCTGGGCGACTGGCGACTGGCCGTGCACAGCGTCCTCGGCGCCCGGGTCAACGGGCCGTGGGCGCTGGCCATCGGCCGCCGGCTCGCCGAGCGCTACGGCGTGGACGCGCAGGTGATGCCGTCCGACGACGGCATCGTGGTCCGCCTGCCCGACACGGCCGACGAGCCGCCCGGCGCCGACGTGGTCGTCTTCGAGCCGGAAGAGATCGCCCAGCTCGTGGAGGAATCGGTCGGCACGTCCGCGCTCTTCGCGTCCCGGTTCCGCGAGTGCGCCGCCCGGTCACTGCTGCTGCCCCGGCGCGACCCGCGCCGCCGCCAGCCGCTGTGGCAGCAGCGCCAGCGCGCCGCCCAACTGCTCGACGTCGCCCGCGAGTACGCCGACTTCCCGGTCACCCTGGAGGCCGCCCGGGAGTGCCTCCAGGACGTCTTCGACCAGCCCGCGCTGGCCGAGCTGATGCGCGACCTGGCCGCCCGCAAGGTGCGCCTGGTCGAGGTGGAGACCGCCCAGCCGTCGCCGTTCGCCCGGTCGCTGCTCTTCGGCTACGTCGGGGCGTTCCTCTACGAGGGCGACGCGCCGCTGGCCGAGCGCCGGGCCGCCGCGCTGGCGCTGGACTCGACCCTGCTCGGCGAGCTGCTGGGCCGGGTCGACCTGCGGGAGCTGCTCGATCCGGCGGTGCTGGCCGAGACCGAGCGGCAGCTGCGCTGGCTGACCGAGCAGCGCCGCCCGCGCGACGCGGAGGACGTGGTCGAGCTGCTGCGCGTGGTCGGCGACCTCTCCGAGGCGGAGCTGGCCGAGCGGGGCGCCTCCCCCGGGTGGCTGACGGAGCTGGCGGCGGCCCGCCGGGTGCTGCGCGTACGCGTCGCCGGCGAGGAGCGCTGGGTGGGCGTCGAGGACGCCGCCCGGCTGCGCGACGCCCTCGGCGTGGCCCTGCCGGTCGGGGTGGCCGAGGCCTACCTCGCCCCGGTGGCCGATCCGCTCGGTGACCTCGTCGCCCGCTACGCGCGTACGCACGGGCCCTTCGCCGCCGCCACCTGCGCGGCCCGCTTCGGGCTCGGCGTCTTCGTGGTCGAGCAGGCGCTACGCCGCCTCGCCGCCACCGGGCGCGTGGTCGCCGGCGAGTTCACCCCCGACACCGCCGGCAGCCAGTGGTGCGACGCGGAGGTGCTGCGGCTGCTGCGCCGCCGTTCCCTGGCCGCGCTGCGCCGGGAGATCGAGCCGGTGCCGCCCCGCGCGCTGGCCGCGTTCCTGCCCCGCTGGCAGCAGGTCGGCTCGTCCGCGCGGGGGGTGGAGGCGCTGGCCGCCGCCGTGGAGCAGTTGCAGGGGGCGGCGGTGCCGGCGTCGGCGCTGGAACGGCTGGTGCTGCCCGGCCGGGTCGCCGACTACTCCCCCGCCCAGCTCGACGAGCTCTGCGCCAGCGGCGAGGTGCTCTGGGCCGGCTCCGGTGCCATCTCCGGCGGCGACGGCTGGGTCACCCTCGCGTACGCGGACGTCGCGCCGCTGCTGCTCCCCCCGCCCGACGAGGCGCTCACCCGCACCCCGCTGCACGACGCGGTGCTGGACGCGCTCGGCGACGGGCAGGCGCTGTTCTTCCGGTCGCTGTCCGACCGGGTCGGCTCGACCGACGACGCCGCGCTGGCCGCCGCCGTCTGGGACCTGGTGTGGGCCGGTCACCTCACCAACGACACCCTGGCGCCGATGCGCGCGGCGCTCGGCGGCGGCGGGGCACACCGGTCCCGGGCCACCGCGCCGCGCACCCGCTACCGGCGCCCCGGGCGGGTGGCCCTGCCGACGCGGGGCGGCCCGCCGACCGTCGCGGGCCGCTGGTCCCGGCTGCCCGAACGCGACACCGACCCCACCCGCCGCGCCGCGGCCCTGGCCGACGTGCTGCTCGAACGGCACGGCGTGGTGACCCGGGGCGCGGTGCTGGCCGAGCAGGTCACCGGCGGTTTCGCCGCGGTCTATCCGGTGCTCTCCGCGCTGGAGGAGCGCGGCGCGGCCCGGCGGGGCTACTTCGTCGAGGGCCTGGGCGCGGCGCAGTTCGCGGTGCCGGGTGCGGTGGACCGCATCCGGGCGCTGGCCGAGCCGACCGACGGCGGGCGGGGGCGTGGCGGGCCTGCCCTGGTGCTCGCCGCCACCGACCCGGCCAACCCGTACGGCGCGGCGCTGTCCTGGCCGGAGCGGGCCGTCGACTCGGGCGACGGGGCCGCCCCGGCGACCGGGCACCGGGCGGGGCGCAAGGCCGGTGCCGTGGTGGTGCTGGTCGCCGGCGACCTGGTGCTCTACGTCGAGCGCGGCGGGCGGACCATCCTCTCCTTCACCGACGAGGCGGACCTGCTGGCGGCAGCCGGGAAGGCACTCGCCGACGCGGTGCACTCGGGCGCGTTGGGCGCGATGTCGGTGGAGCGGGCCGACGGCGAGGCGGTGCACTCCTCGCCGCTGCACGACGCGCTCACCGCGGCCGGCTTCCGCGCCACCCCGCGCGGCCTGCGCCTGCGCGGCTGA
- a CDS encoding SAM hydrolase/SAM-dependent halogenase family protein has product MPDARAEHGADRAPWISLTTDYGLADGFVAACHGVIARLAPQARIVDVTHLVPPADVRRGAAVLAQAVPHLPEGVHVAVVDPGVGTARRGVALATPRGLLVGPDNGLLVDAAEALGGVSAAVELTDPDWLAPEVSRTFHGRDVFAPVAARLALGAPLARFGPAVDPGSLVRLPTPVLRREADGFAAEVLTVDHFGNVQLAAPGELLTPLPARVRVGPGAGSAPGREAVHGRTFGDAPPGGLVVHADSAGRVAVAVNGGRAVDLLAVAPGDLLRVAAG; this is encoded by the coding sequence GTGCCCGACGCCCGTGCGGAGCACGGCGCGGACCGCGCCCCGTGGATCTCGCTGACCACCGACTACGGCCTCGCCGACGGGTTCGTCGCCGCCTGCCACGGGGTGATCGCGCGGCTGGCGCCGCAGGCCCGGATCGTCGACGTGACCCATCTGGTCCCGCCGGCCGACGTACGCCGGGGCGCGGCGGTGCTCGCGCAGGCCGTGCCGCACCTGCCGGAGGGGGTGCACGTGGCCGTCGTCGACCCGGGCGTGGGTACGGCCCGCCGGGGCGTCGCGCTGGCCACCCCGCGCGGGCTGCTGGTGGGGCCGGACAACGGCCTGCTGGTCGACGCCGCCGAGGCGCTGGGCGGGGTGAGCGCGGCCGTCGAGCTGACCGATCCGGACTGGCTCGCGCCCGAGGTGTCCCGCACGTTCCACGGCCGGGACGTCTTCGCGCCGGTCGCCGCGCGGCTCGCGCTCGGCGCGCCGCTGGCCCGGTTCGGCCCGGCGGTCGACCCCGGGTCCCTGGTCCGGCTGCCGACACCGGTGCTCCGGCGGGAGGCGGACGGGTTCGCGGCCGAGGTGCTGACCGTCGACCACTTCGGCAACGTCCAGCTGGCTGCCCCGGGCGAGCTGCTGACGCCGCTGCCGGCCCGGGTCCGGGTGGGGCCGGGTGCCGGTTCCGCGCCCGGCCGGGAGGCCGTACACGGGCGCACCTTCGGCGACGCCCCGCCGGGCGGGCTGGTGGTGCACGCCGACTCCGCCGGCCGGGTCGCCGTGGCGGTCAACGGCGGCCGGGCCGTGGACCTGCTGGCGGTGGCGCCGGGCGACCTGCTGCGCGTCGCGGCCGGCTGA
- a CDS encoding zinc finger domain-containing protein: MPEGDTVWNTARVLHRALAGARLTGSDFRVPQLAATDLTDWTVRESASRGKHLLLRLTAPPKVAPPPTGATSSAGAGAGPAAAAGDDAGARWTLHSHLRMDGAWRAYAPGERWTARPAHLIRVVLRSARAVAVGYHLHDLALVPTAEEESLVGHLGPDLLGADWDPAEAVRRLAAHPDATISEALLDQRNLAGVGNLYKCEVLFLRGVSPRTPVRAVPDLAGTVALARKLLAANRGRWTQSTTGSLHRGQTSYVYGRRAQPCRRCGTAIRKEELGERVTYWCPVCQPERQAD, from the coding sequence GTGCCCGAAGGCGACACCGTCTGGAACACCGCCCGCGTACTGCACCGCGCCCTGGCCGGCGCCCGCCTGACCGGCAGCGACTTCCGGGTGCCGCAGCTCGCCGCCACCGACCTCACCGACTGGACCGTGCGGGAGTCGGCCAGCCGGGGCAAGCACCTGCTGCTCCGGCTCACCGCCCCACCGAAGGTCGCGCCCCCGCCCACCGGGGCGACTTCCTCGGCGGGCGCGGGCGCGGGCCCGGCCGCGGCCGCGGGCGACGACGCCGGGGCGCGCTGGACGCTGCACTCACACCTGCGCATGGACGGCGCCTGGCGGGCGTACGCGCCCGGGGAACGGTGGACGGCCCGGCCGGCGCACCTGATCCGGGTGGTGCTGCGCAGCGCGCGGGCGGTCGCCGTCGGCTACCACCTGCACGACCTGGCGCTGGTGCCGACCGCCGAGGAGGAGTCCCTCGTCGGGCACCTCGGCCCCGACCTGCTCGGCGCGGACTGGGACCCGGCGGAGGCCGTACGCCGGCTGGCCGCCCACCCGGACGCCACCATCTCGGAGGCGCTGCTGGACCAGCGCAACCTGGCCGGCGTCGGCAACCTCTACAAGTGCGAGGTGCTCTTCCTGCGCGGCGTCTCGCCCCGGACCCCGGTACGCGCGGTGCCGGACCTCGCGGGCACCGTGGCGCTGGCGCGCAAGCTACTCGCGGCCAACCGGGGCCGCTGGACGCAGAGCACCACCGGATCGCTGCACCGGGGACAGACCAGCTACGTCTACGGCCGGCGCGCCCAGCCCTGCCGCCGGTGCGGCACCGCGATCCGCAAGGAGGAACTGGGCGAGCGGGTCACCTACTGGTGCCCGGTCTGCCAACCCGAACGCCAGGCGGACTGA
- the pspM gene encoding phage shock envelope stress response protein PspM, protein MADERTRYFRRLSRLRGSARRWSVTAGGLSGAAAVLTPYAGLGLPDAAWAAGAGGALVLAAWRWIDLRALAAQPAPPPLDPAEAAARSRAKLVAAVERLPVGPGVLAEVRRVRSRVALRGTSAAEPWARLDRAALTLAGMTGRLTGLASPAVLEAAEADRSLRDLADRVASVERTLRLAPAESRPPLAEAHRALTAQLEEGVTAYERLVVAAAGYVAGDAHPDAAHPAASRLTEATDLLHGVASALTELRAVNAPLRTP, encoded by the coding sequence GTGGCAGACGAGCGCACGCGGTACTTCCGGCGCCTGAGCCGGTTGCGGGGTTCCGCACGCCGGTGGAGCGTCACGGCCGGTGGCCTGAGCGGCGCCGCCGCCGTGCTGACCCCGTACGCCGGGCTCGGGCTGCCCGACGCGGCGTGGGCGGCCGGCGCGGGCGGCGCGCTGGTGCTCGCCGCCTGGCGCTGGATCGACCTGCGGGCGCTGGCCGCCCAGCCGGCGCCGCCGCCGCTCGACCCGGCCGAGGCCGCCGCGCGGTCGCGCGCCAAGCTGGTCGCCGCCGTGGAGCGGCTGCCGGTCGGCCCGGGGGTGCTCGCCGAGGTCCGGCGGGTGCGCTCGCGGGTGGCGCTGCGCGGCACCAGCGCCGCCGAGCCGTGGGCCCGGCTGGACCGGGCCGCCCTCACCCTCGCCGGGATGACCGGGCGGCTGACGGGGCTGGCGTCGCCGGCCGTGCTGGAGGCCGCCGAGGCCGACCGGTCGCTGCGCGACCTCGCCGACCGGGTGGCCAGCGTCGAGCGCACGCTCCGGCTCGCCCCGGCCGAGTCCCGTCCGCCGCTGGCCGAGGCGCACCGCGCCCTGACCGCGCAGTTGGAGGAGGGCGTCACCGCGTACGAGCGGCTGGTCGTGGCCGCCGCCGGCTACGTCGCCGGGGACGCGCACCCCGACGCCGCGCACCCGGCGGCCTCGCGCCTCACCGAGGCGACCGACCTGCTGCACGGCGTCGCCTCGGCCCTGACCGAACTCCGCGCCGTCAACGCCCCGCTCCGCACCCCCTGA
- a CDS encoding PspA/IM30 family protein, which translates to MANPFVKGWKYLMALFGARIDEHADPKVQIQQAIEEAQRQHQALVQQAAAVIGNQRQLEMKLSRQMSEVERLQANARQALVLADQARARGDETEAGRYEQSAQTLATQLVSAEQATEDLKTLHDQALGAAAQARRAVENNSMILQQKLAERTKLLSQLEQAKMQESVARSLESMSSLTAPANTPSLDEVRDRIEQRYATAMGRAELAGNSVEGRMLEIQKSTLDSAGSSRLEQIRSSMAGEQLGGKQERPAVEHTQPAAPAADPAAAARLDEIRASMGRERGTGDTTAAG; encoded by the coding sequence ATGGCGAACCCGTTCGTCAAGGGGTGGAAGTACCTGATGGCGCTCTTCGGCGCCAGGATCGACGAGCACGCCGATCCGAAGGTGCAGATCCAGCAGGCCATCGAGGAGGCGCAGCGCCAGCACCAGGCGCTGGTGCAGCAGGCTGCCGCCGTGATCGGCAACCAGCGGCAGCTGGAGATGAAGCTGTCCCGTCAGATGTCCGAGGTCGAGCGGCTGCAGGCCAACGCCCGCCAGGCCCTGGTCCTCGCCGACCAGGCCCGCGCCCGGGGCGACGAGACTGAGGCCGGCCGCTACGAGCAGTCCGCGCAGACCCTGGCCACCCAGCTCGTCTCGGCGGAGCAGGCCACGGAGGACCTCAAGACCCTGCACGACCAGGCGCTCGGCGCCGCCGCCCAGGCCCGCCGGGCGGTCGAGAACAACTCGATGATCCTCCAGCAGAAGCTCGCCGAGCGCACCAAGCTGCTCAGCCAGCTCGAGCAGGCCAAGATGCAGGAGAGCGTGGCCCGCTCGCTGGAGTCGATGTCGTCGCTGACCGCCCCCGCCAACACGCCCTCGCTCGACGAGGTGCGTGACCGCATCGAGCAGCGCTACGCCACGGCGATGGGCCGCGCCGAGCTGGCCGGCAACTCCGTCGAGGGCCGCATGCTGGAGATCCAGAAGTCCACGCTCGACTCGGCCGGCTCCTCCCGGCTGGAGCAGATCCGGTCGAGCATGGCCGGCGAGCAACTCGGCGGCAAGCAGGAACGACCGGCCGTGGAGCACACCCAGCCCGCCGCGCCGGCCGCCGACCCCGCGGCCGCCGCCCGGCTGGACGAGATCCGGGCCAGCATGGGCCGCGAGCGCGGCACCGGGGACACCACCGCCGCCGGCTGA
- a CDS encoding helix-turn-helix domain-containing protein, with protein sequence MVLLRRVIGDALRARRQGQHRTLREVSSAANVSLGYLSEIERGQKEPSSELLAAICDALGARLSELLREVSDTVALAEQMPGVLVPVQDEPAVPAAPVAVRRSTGRGVHQVSSDGTVAVQVRQDSPLKATLRSSRVRGSERDVVCAA encoded by the coding sequence ATGGTCCTGCTACGCCGCGTGATCGGTGACGCACTGCGGGCGCGCCGGCAGGGGCAGCACCGCACCCTGCGGGAGGTCTCCTCCGCCGCCAACGTCAGCCTCGGCTACCTCTCCGAGATCGAACGCGGCCAGAAGGAGCCCTCCAGCGAGCTGCTGGCGGCGATCTGCGACGCGCTCGGCGCGCGCCTGTCGGAGCTGCTGCGCGAGGTCAGCGACACGGTCGCCCTCGCCGAGCAGATGCCCGGCGTGCTGGTGCCGGTTCAGGACGAGCCGGCCGTGCCCGCCGCCCCCGTCGCGGTGCGCAGGAGCACGGGTCGGGGCGTGCACCAGGTCAGCTCGGACGGCACGGTCGCCGTCCAGGTCCGTCAGGACTCCCCGCTCAAGGCCACCCTGCGCAGCTCCCGGGTCCGGGGCAGCGAGCGCGACGTGGTCTGCGCCGCCTGA
- a CDS encoding CinA family protein — protein sequence MDSDADGARPVGSPAAGVVHSLSERHETLATVESLTGGLLAASIVEIAGVSGIYRGGLVVYATELKSLLADVPEDLLADRGPVDPDVAVALAEGGRRRCGADWGLATTGVAGPEPQDGKPVGLVYVAVAGPSGTEVRQLDLAGGRDHIRSATVVEALRLLAGRIHEADAAEPAESGTRTAGADGGRTDAAGAGRR from the coding sequence ATGGACAGTGACGCGGACGGAGCACGGCCGGTCGGGAGCCCGGCGGCCGGCGTGGTGCACAGCCTCTCGGAGCGGCACGAGACCCTCGCCACCGTCGAGTCGCTCACGGGCGGGCTGCTGGCCGCCTCGATCGTCGAGATCGCCGGGGTGAGCGGGATCTACCGGGGCGGCCTGGTGGTCTACGCCACCGAGCTCAAGTCGCTGCTCGCCGACGTACCGGAGGATCTGCTGGCCGACCGCGGGCCGGTCGACCCGGACGTGGCGGTGGCCCTCGCGGAGGGCGGACGGCGACGCTGCGGGGCCGACTGGGGCCTGGCGACCACCGGGGTGGCCGGTCCCGAACCGCAGGACGGCAAGCCGGTCGGGCTGGTCTACGTCGCCGTGGCCGGGCCGTCCGGCACCGAGGTCCGGCAGCTCGACCTGGCCGGCGGTCGCGACCACATCCGCTCGGCCACGGTCGTCGAGGCGTTGCGGCTGCTCGCCGGGCGGATCCACGAGGCCGACGCCGCCGAGCCGGCGGAGTCCGGCACCCGGACGGCCGGGGCCGACGGCGGGCGGACCGACGCGGCCGGCGCGGGTCGCCGGTGA
- the pgsA gene encoding CDP-diacylglycerol--glycerol-3-phosphate 3-phosphatidyltransferase: protein MTGATDSTPAPVVAGVPVLNAANALTALRLVLVPVFAASVVASAMTHAGWRMVACLIFAVASATDLVDGWIARRFALVTSVGKVADPIADKALTGAALLLLSWYDQLPWWVTAVILARELGITALRFWVIRHGVIAASRGGKIKTALQILAITWYLWPMPAVLAAVGPWIMAAAVGVTVVTGFDYVAQALRLRRPTT from the coding sequence GTGACCGGGGCGACGGACTCGACTCCCGCGCCGGTGGTGGCGGGCGTGCCCGTGCTGAACGCGGCCAACGCGCTCACCGCGCTGCGCCTCGTCCTGGTGCCGGTCTTCGCGGCGTCCGTGGTCGCCTCGGCGATGACCCACGCCGGCTGGCGGATGGTCGCCTGCCTGATCTTCGCTGTCGCCTCGGCGACCGATCTGGTGGACGGCTGGATCGCCCGCCGGTTCGCCCTGGTCACCTCGGTGGGCAAGGTCGCCGACCCGATCGCCGACAAGGCCCTCACCGGGGCGGCGCTGCTGCTGCTCTCCTGGTACGACCAGCTGCCCTGGTGGGTGACCGCCGTGATCCTCGCCCGCGAGCTGGGCATCACCGCGCTGCGCTTCTGGGTGATCAGGCACGGCGTCATCGCGGCCAGCCGGGGCGGCAAGATCAAGACTGCGCTCCAGATCCTGGCCATCACGTGGTACCTGTGGCCGATGCCGGCCGTGCTCGCCGCCGTCGGCCCGTGGATCATGGCCGCCGCCGTCGGCGTCACGGTGGTCACCGGCTTCGACTACGTCGCCCAGGCCCTCCGGCTCCGCCGCCCCACCACCTGA